Proteins from one Flavobacterium sp. N2038 genomic window:
- a CDS encoding AI-2E family transporter, protein MIQTIKLPFYAKLACILISLISFAYIFCIAKDIITPVLMAFLFSVLLVPVFTFFNVKLKFPRHLAAAICVFLFLIFIIGILVFISYQVTNMANDFETIKKNANSFLIEIHKFIRENFHVSIGEQKKYLDTVTKDSVKNGNATLGSAIISITDLLLDCTIIPIYTFLFLLYKDHFILFLAKLISKENHATLKDILSRIKVSINNYIISLILEMIVVSVLTSLGLWIIGVKYFILLGLITGILNLIPYIGILIAGIITVLASLTGSAETSIILGILIVNVIVQLIDNNLLVPLIINSKVEINAFVSIIGIIIGGSAAGISGMFLAIPLLAILKIIFERIESLEAWGYVMGNHMPKRFIWRIRKAKVEN, encoded by the coding sequence ATGATTCAAACAATAAAATTGCCGTTTTATGCAAAACTTGCTTGCATATTAATAAGTTTAATTTCGTTTGCCTATATTTTTTGTATCGCAAAAGATATTATTACGCCAGTCCTTATGGCATTTTTATTTTCTGTTTTATTAGTACCTGTCTTTACTTTTTTTAATGTAAAACTTAAGTTTCCCAGACATCTGGCTGCAGCCATCTGTGTTTTCCTTTTCCTAATATTCATTATCGGAATCTTAGTTTTTATTTCTTATCAGGTGACCAATATGGCAAATGATTTTGAAACCATTAAAAAGAATGCTAACTCATTCCTGATAGAAATTCATAAATTTATCAGAGAAAATTTTCATGTAAGTATTGGTGAACAGAAAAAATATCTTGACACGGTTACTAAAGATTCTGTAAAGAATGGAAATGCTACTCTGGGCTCTGCCATAATATCAATCACCGATCTTCTTTTAGATTGTACTATCATTCCTATTTATACCTTTTTGTTCTTGCTTTATAAAGATCATTTTATTCTTTTTCTGGCAAAATTGATTAGTAAAGAGAATCACGCCACCTTAAAAGATATCCTGTCACGAATAAAAGTTTCTATAAACAATTATATCATAAGTCTTATTCTCGAAATGATTGTAGTTTCTGTTTTAACAAGTTTAGGTCTTTGGATAATTGGCGTAAAGTATTTTATATTACTAGGATTGATTACAGGGATTTTAAATCTTATACCGTACATAGGAATATTGATTGCCGGAATTATTACGGTTTTAGCCTCATTAACCGGATCTGCCGAAACCTCTATTATTTTAGGAATTTTGATTGTAAATGTCATAGTGCAGCTAATTGATAATAATCTACTTGTTCCTTTAATCATCAATTCAAAAGTCGAAATCAATGCTTTTGTTTCCATTATAGGAATTATTATTGGTGGTTCTGCAGCAGGAATTTCCGGTATGTTCCTGGCTATTCCGCTTCTCGCCATTCTAAAAATCATTTTTGAACGAATAGAATCACTGGAAGCCTGGGGCTATGTTATGGGCAATCACATGCCTAAAAGATTTATCTGGAGAATTCGAAAAGCTAAAGTTGAGAATTAA
- a CDS encoding mechanosensitive ion channel family protein, which yields MFSFKEYSQEIITTIVLLLALVALRIIIAKLIRRYASSSQLLEHRTNLVIKYIHILMNILVTISLIVIWGVETQDIFITVSSIATVIGVAMFAQWSILSNVTSGMILFFSFPFRIGDTIKIHDKDFPIEAEIEDISAFHVNLKTKEGEKIIFPNNLLLQKGISIMPVQYEDKEFFD from the coding sequence ATGTTTTCTTTTAAAGAGTATAGTCAGGAAATAATTACGACCATAGTGCTACTTTTAGCATTGGTTGCGCTAAGAATAATAATCGCCAAATTAATCAGGCGTTATGCAAGCAGCAGTCAGTTATTAGAACATAGAACCAATCTGGTAATCAAGTATATTCACATATTGATGAATATATTGGTAACCATCAGCCTGATTGTAATTTGGGGAGTTGAGACCCAGGATATTTTCATCACCGTTTCTTCAATTGCAACAGTAATTGGTGTAGCTATGTTTGCACAATGGTCTATTTTAAGCAATGTTACTTCGGGAATGATTTTGTTTTTCTCATTCCCATTTAGAATTGGCGATACTATAAAAATTCACGATAAAGATTTTCCAATTGAAGCCGAAATCGAAGACATTAGTGCTTTTCATGTGAATCTAAAAACAAAAGAGGGAGAAAAAATCATTTTTCCTAATAATTTGTTACTGCAAAAAGGCATCTCAATTATGCCTGTACAATACGAAGACAAAGAGTTTTTTGACTAA
- a CDS encoding Maf-like protein — translation MLKEKLKKYSIILASGSPRRQQFFKDLDLDFEIRLKDIEEIYPPELKAVEITDFLAELKASAFEGELKENEILVTSDTIVWHQNKALGKPKTAEEAFEMIKSMSDTTHEVITSVCFKTNSTSTLLHDITKVTFNNLSDEAILYYIENYKPYDKAGAYGIQEWFGFMAVAKVEGSYTNVMGLPTAKVYEYLSTLV, via the coding sequence ATGCTTAAAGAAAAACTTAAAAAATACAGCATAATTCTGGCTTCGGGATCTCCAAGAAGACAACAGTTTTTTAAAGATTTAGATCTTGATTTTGAAATCAGACTAAAAGATATCGAAGAGATTTATCCTCCTGAACTGAAAGCGGTCGAAATAACCGATTTTTTAGCCGAATTAAAGGCAAGTGCTTTTGAAGGAGAATTAAAAGAAAATGAAATACTAGTTACCAGCGACACCATTGTCTGGCATCAGAATAAAGCTCTTGGAAAGCCTAAAACTGCTGAAGAAGCATTTGAGATGATCAAATCAATGTCAGACACTACGCATGAAGTGATCACTTCGGTTTGTTTTAAAACCAATAGCACTTCTACCCTATTGCATGATATCACAAAAGTGACTTTTAACAATCTTTCAGACGAAGCTATCTTATATTACATCGAAAACTACAAACCTTATGATAAAGCCGGCGCTTACGGCATTCAGGAATGGTTCGGTTTTATGGCTGTAGCAAAAGTCGAGGGTTCTTATACCAATGTTATGGGGCTTCCGACTGCCAAAGTTTACGAATATTTGAGTACATTAGTATAA
- a CDS encoding geranylgeranylglycerol-phosphate geranylgeranyltransferase encodes MKYLKLVRYQNLLMLAFMQLLFRYAFLKQQNIPLALADWQYGLLVLSTVLLAAAGYVVNDIFDVATDSINRPNKVIIGKGISETRAYNIYFGLNITGVAIGFYLSNVILKPSFASIFILIASLLYFYSTSLKQIMILGNFIIALLLAFSVIIIGVFDLFPATVAENQAQMASFFSILIDYALFAFMINFIREIVKDIEDVNGDYNQGMNTLPIAIGISRAAKIASGFAIIPFILSLLYINAYFMENKLYVATLYSFAFVLAPLLYFIVKVFTAKSPKEFHHLSTVLKLILLFGILSILVITLNIKYNA; translated from the coding sequence ATGAAATATCTAAAACTCGTTCGCTACCAAAACCTCCTTATGCTTGCTTTTATGCAGCTTCTATTTCGTTATGCCTTTTTAAAACAGCAAAATATTCCTTTAGCTTTAGCAGACTGGCAATACGGATTATTAGTTTTGAGTACCGTTTTATTAGCTGCTGCCGGATATGTCGTAAATGATATTTTTGATGTGGCAACAGATTCTATTAATAGACCAAACAAGGTGATTATTGGCAAAGGAATCTCAGAAACGAGAGCTTACAATATTTATTTTGGACTTAATATTACTGGCGTTGCAATTGGTTTTTATTTATCGAATGTAATTCTAAAACCAAGTTTTGCTTCCATTTTTATTTTGATTGCTTCTTTGCTTTATTTTTATTCTACAAGCCTAAAGCAAATCATGATTCTGGGTAATTTTATTATTGCATTATTACTGGCTTTTAGCGTAATTATAATTGGTGTTTTTGATTTGTTTCCAGCTACAGTTGCCGAAAATCAGGCGCAAATGGCAAGCTTTTTTTCTATTCTGATCGATTATGCCTTGTTTGCTTTTATGATTAATTTCATCAGGGAAATAGTTAAAGACATAGAAGATGTAAATGGCGATTACAATCAGGGAATGAATACTTTACCAATTGCAATTGGAATTAGCAGAGCGGCAAAAATAGCTTCAGGTTTTGCGATTATTCCTTTTATATTGTCTTTGCTTTATATTAATGCTTATTTCATGGAAAATAAACTTTATGTGGCGACTTTATATTCGTTTGCTTTTGTTTTGGCTCCATTATTATATTTCATCGTAAAAGTATTTACAGCAAAATCTCCAAAAGAATTTCACCATTTAAGTACCGTTTTAAAACTGATTTTACTTTTCGGAATTTTATCCATCCTGGTAATTACTCTTAATATTAAGTACAATGCTTAA
- a CDS encoding KdsC family phosphatase — MAKSYKEIMNDITTFVFDVDGVLTDSSVFVTNEGEMLRTMNIRDGYAMKAAIESGYNVCIISGGSNEGVRIRLQNLGIKDIHLGTPDKVKTFKEYTDTYNIKPEQVLYMGDDIPDFHVMKLVGLPTSPQDASPEIKNICRYISHVKGGRGAARDVIEQVMKVQGRWMEYFNGKHD, encoded by the coding sequence ATGGCAAAAAGTTATAAAGAAATAATGAATGACATCACAACATTTGTTTTTGATGTTGATGGCGTACTTACAGATAGCTCAGTATTCGTAACCAATGAAGGAGAAATGCTTCGTACCATGAATATTCGTGACGGTTATGCAATGAAAGCGGCTATTGAAAGTGGCTATAATGTCTGCATTATTTCTGGAGGAAGCAATGAAGGTGTTCGTATCCGACTACAAAATCTAGGAATTAAAGACATTCATTTAGGGACTCCTGACAAAGTAAAAACGTTTAAAGAGTATACTGATACTTACAATATAAAACCCGAACAAGTGTTATATATGGGTGATGATATTCCGGATTTTCATGTTATGAAATTAGTTGGATTACCTACCAGCCCACAAGATGCAAGTCCGGAAATCAAAAACATCTGTCGTTATATTTCGCACGTAAAAGGCGGACGAGGCGCTGCACGTGATGTAATCGAACAGGTAATGAAAGTACAAGGAAGATGGATGGAATATTTTAACGGAAAACACGATTAA
- a CDS encoding Rossmann-like and DUF2520 domain-containing protein — protein sequence MIRITLIGSGNVAQHLIKVFIKSEAIEIVQVFSRKKEALLPLIDSDKIVTDFKGLKEADLFIIAVSDNAISEVSSKIPFQNCLVAHTSGTASIDTLDAKNRRSVFYPLQTFSKNKAIDFSVIPMCLEAENPVDFDFLEKVAKNISNAVFSINSEQRKALHVAAVFVNNFTNHLYQIGQEICDEHRVPFEVLKPLIQETAEKIKTLDPVDAQTGPAKRNDSNTIEAHLDYLTNENQKNIYKILTQSIQNNGKKL from the coding sequence ATGATTCGAATAACGCTAATTGGTTCCGGAAATGTTGCACAGCATTTGATAAAAGTTTTCATAAAAAGTGAAGCTATCGAAATTGTTCAGGTATTTTCCAGAAAAAAAGAAGCGCTACTCCCACTTATTGATTCTGATAAAATTGTCACTGATTTTAAGGGTTTAAAGGAGGCTGATCTGTTTATCATTGCCGTTTCAGACAATGCTATTTCAGAAGTTTCCAGTAAGATACCCTTTCAAAACTGTCTTGTAGCACATACTTCCGGTACAGCTTCCATAGATACTTTAGATGCAAAAAACAGACGAAGCGTTTTTTATCCGCTTCAGACTTTTTCTAAAAACAAAGCAATCGATTTTTCGGTGATTCCAATGTGTTTAGAAGCAGAAAATCCCGTTGATTTTGATTTTCTTGAAAAAGTCGCAAAAAATATTTCAAATGCCGTTTTTTCAATTAATTCAGAACAGCGAAAAGCACTACATGTGGCAGCTGTTTTTGTGAATAATTTCACCAATCACTTATATCAGATTGGACAGGAAATTTGTGATGAACATCGGGTTCCTTTTGAAGTATTAAAACCTTTAATTCAGGAAACTGCAGAAAAAATCAAAACCTTAGATCCGGTTGATGCACAAACTGGTCCGGCAAAACGCAATGATTCAAATACTATTGAAGCACATCTGGATTACTTAACCAATGAAAATCAAAAAAACATTTATAAAATTCTAACACAATCTATACAAAATAATGGCAAAAAGTTATAA
- a CDS encoding glycoside hydrolase family 28 protein has product MKIKSTNLLIALTLLLSFWSFNVKAQKAKATSFYPNLEFKMSKVQEPVIPKNSVNIKDFGAVNGGYVLNTKAFADAIDAVAKKGGGKVIIPPGIWLTGPIILKSNIELHAETGALIKFSTDKSLYPIIETSFEGLNTWRCISPIYGKNLENVAFTGNGVWDGSGEAWRQVKKSKLTDDQWKKFVASGGVLNDKKDSWYPSEQYLKGSKGADQNVRLDLKTKEQFEEIHDFLRPAMVSIQNSKRVLFDGPVFQNSPSWNLHPLMIEDLIVRNVTVRNPWYSQNGDGLDVESCKNVLIENSSFDVGDDAICIKSGKDKDGRDRGIACENIIVRNNIVYHGHGGVTVGSEMSGGVKNLHVSNCTFMGTDVGLRFKSTRGRGGIVENIFISDIFMTDIPSQAISFDLYYGGKSIAETLAEGGTPVKNKMMAVNDETPQFKNISIRNVTIAGAYQAVFLQGLPEMNLENIEISNLTAKAENGFSIIDANGIKISNIKLDIKKPTVFEIYNGKNMSFKDVEFESTSEKAISINGEVSQNIQFVSTPTSDFAKKTSIGENVPKGAVKF; this is encoded by the coding sequence ATGAAAATCAAATCAACCAACCTGCTGATTGCCTTAACCCTATTACTATCGTTTTGGTCGTTTAATGTAAAAGCTCAAAAAGCAAAAGCAACATCCTTTTATCCTAATCTTGAATTTAAAATGTCAAAAGTTCAGGAACCGGTAATTCCAAAAAACAGCGTAAACATTAAAGATTTTGGAGCCGTAAACGGAGGTTATGTACTAAATACTAAAGCTTTTGCCGATGCAATAGATGCTGTTGCAAAGAAAGGTGGCGGAAAGGTAATTATTCCTCCGGGAATCTGGCTGACAGGTCCAATTATCTTAAAAAGCAATATTGAGTTGCATGCAGAAACGGGAGCATTAATCAAGTTTTCGACTGATAAAAGTTTATACCCAATTATAGAAACTAGTTTTGAAGGTTTAAACACCTGGAGATGCATCTCTCCTATTTATGGTAAAAATCTGGAAAATGTCGCTTTTACAGGAAACGGTGTTTGGGATGGTTCGGGCGAAGCCTGGCGACAAGTAAAGAAAAGCAAACTTACTGATGACCAATGGAAGAAATTTGTGGCTTCCGGTGGTGTTTTAAATGATAAAAAAGACAGCTGGTATCCATCAGAACAATACTTAAAAGGTTCAAAAGGTGCCGATCAAAACGTCCGTTTAGATTTAAAAACAAAAGAGCAATTTGAGGAAATACATGATTTTCTTCGTCCGGCAATGGTAAGCATTCAGAATAGCAAAAGAGTCCTTTTTGATGGTCCTGTTTTTCAAAATTCACCATCATGGAACCTTCACCCACTTATGATTGAAGATCTAATTGTTAGAAATGTTACTGTTCGTAATCCGTGGTATTCACAGAACGGCGATGGTCTGGACGTAGAATCTTGTAAAAATGTTTTAATAGAAAATTCAAGTTTTGATGTTGGTGATGATGCAATTTGTATTAAATCAGGTAAAGATAAAGACGGTCGAGATCGCGGAATTGCCTGCGAAAATATAATCGTAAGAAACAATATCGTCTACCACGGACATGGCGGCGTAACAGTAGGAAGCGAAATGTCCGGAGGGGTAAAAAATCTTCATGTTTCTAATTGTACTTTTATGGGAACTGACGTTGGGCTTCGTTTTAAAAGTACACGTGGACGTGGCGGTATTGTAGAAAACATCTTTATTTCGGATATTTTTATGACCGATATTCCTTCTCAGGCAATTTCTTTTGATTTATACTATGGAGGGAAATCTATTGCCGAAACATTGGCCGAAGGCGGAACTCCAGTTAAGAATAAAATGATGGCCGTTAATGACGAAACACCACAATTCAAGAATATTTCAATCAGAAACGTTACAATTGCAGGAGCTTATCAGGCTGTATTTTTACAAGGTTTACCGGAAATGAATCTTGAAAATATTGAAATTTCAAACTTAACAGCAAAAGCAGAAAATGGTTTTTCTATTATTGATGCTAACGGAATTAAAATAAGTAATATAAAATTAGATATTAAGAAACCAACCGTTTTTGAGATTTATAATGGTAAAAATATGTCTTTTAAGGATGTTGAATTTGAATCGACTTCAGAAAAAGCAATTTCCATTAACGGAGAAGTGAGTCAGAATATCCAGTTTGTTTCTACTCCGACCTCTGATTTTGCTAAAAAGACCTCTATTGGAGAAAATGTTCCAAAAGGAGCTGTGAAATTTTAA
- a CDS encoding DUF3667 domain-containing protein — MEIICKNCHQVFKGHYCNNCGQPADTHKINAHFLWHDLQHGLLHFDKGVLYSLKQLFTRPGHSVREFIEGKRVKHFKPLSLVVVLATVYGLLYHYFHINFFPDASDSNLDYIEFNEWTATHFSWLTVATIPVYTIGTYIVFRNQGYNFVELFVLNTFKASQRLFVQILTFPILLYLNDTPNIQKFATITYLIGIALILWTNIQFFNKISKTKAFFLSILSHIIFLICFFIITFLVLKLTGKM; from the coding sequence ATGGAAATAATCTGCAAAAATTGTCACCAGGTTTTTAAGGGGCACTATTGTAATAATTGTGGACAGCCCGCTGACACACATAAAATTAATGCTCATTTTTTATGGCATGATTTGCAACATGGTCTACTGCATTTTGACAAAGGAGTTTTGTATTCCCTAAAACAATTATTTACAAGACCAGGTCATTCTGTACGCGAATTTATTGAAGGTAAACGGGTTAAACATTTCAAACCGTTGTCTTTGGTGGTTGTTCTTGCCACAGTTTATGGGCTGTTGTACCATTATTTCCATATTAATTTTTTTCCAGATGCTAGTGATTCTAACTTAGATTATATTGAGTTCAATGAATGGACAGCAACACATTTTTCATGGCTAACAGTTGCAACAATTCCCGTCTATACCATTGGAACTTATATCGTTTTTAGAAATCAGGGATATAATTTTGTGGAATTATTTGTCCTAAATACTTTTAAGGCTTCTCAAAGACTTTTTGTCCAGATTCTGACCTTTCCTATACTACTATATTTGAATGACACACCTAATATTCAAAAATTTGCGACAATTACTTATCTCATTGGAATTGCACTTATTCTTTGGACTAATATTCAGTTTTTCAATAAAATATCTAAAACAAAAGCTTTTTTCTTAAGTATACTCAGTCATATTATATTTCTCATCTGTTTTTTCATAATTACTTTTTTAGTACTTAAATTAACAGGAAAAATGTAA
- a CDS encoding DoxX family protein, which translates to MNGTLLLRIAVALILLTHSVFGMFNNGINDFGNLFLNQIGFAPFGVFLAWSIKLSHVFAAILLLMNKYIKLAGFVTIFVLIMGIILVHFKEGWFVVGGGRNGVEYNFLLIVVLLAIMFPNGFKTHNPITNYNKQ; encoded by the coding sequence ATGAACGGAACATTACTTCTAAGAATTGCAGTTGCTCTCATTCTTCTCACCCATTCTGTTTTCGGAATGTTTAATAACGGTATCAATGATTTTGGAAATTTATTCCTGAATCAGATTGGCTTTGCTCCTTTTGGTGTTTTTCTTGCCTGGTCAATCAAATTATCTCACGTTTTTGCAGCAATTCTTTTGTTGATGAATAAATATATCAAACTTGCCGGTTTTGTTACCATTTTTGTTTTAATAATGGGAATAATTCTGGTTCATTTTAAAGAAGGCTGGTTTGTTGTAGGCGGCGGAAGAAATGGTGTTGAATATAATTTCTTATTAATTGTCGTTCTATTGGCAATCATGTTTCCAAACGGTTTCAAAACACACAATCCAATAACTAATTATAATAAACAATAA
- a CDS encoding anti-sigma factor domain-containing protein — protein MEAQEYIESGILELYVYGLLTETENLEIAEAAKKYPEVDKEIISIEKAIVALSSSFSPFHSVANFEKIKARLELKHGKVVDMKPASNWSQYVGWAAAVLLLLGLGYQTLELTKTKEAIVTVGTEKSKIERDYAYLGQQNKEIEKSLTIVRDIKNTGVTLGGQAVSPTSFAKVYWNKDTKTTYIDAAGLPKPPKGMVYQVWALKLSPVLTPTSIGLLSNFEGNSQKIFAVDRTNEAEAFGITLEPAGGSLTPTMTQLYTLGKV, from the coding sequence ATGGAAGCACAAGAATATATAGAATCAGGAATTCTGGAACTTTACGTTTACGGATTATTAACTGAAACAGAAAATTTGGAAATAGCCGAAGCAGCTAAAAAATATCCAGAAGTAGATAAGGAAATTATTTCTATTGAAAAAGCTATCGTGGCTTTATCATCGAGCTTCTCTCCTTTCCATTCAGTAGCTAATTTTGAAAAAATTAAAGCAAGACTGGAGCTTAAACATGGTAAAGTAGTCGACATGAAACCGGCTTCAAACTGGTCTCAATATGTAGGCTGGGCAGCTGCCGTACTTTTGTTACTTGGTTTAGGATATCAAACTCTTGAACTGACAAAAACAAAAGAAGCTATTGTGACTGTGGGAACTGAGAAAAGCAAAATTGAAAGAGATTATGCTTATTTAGGACAACAGAATAAAGAAATTGAAAAAAGTTTAACCATTGTAAGAGACATCAAAAATACGGGTGTAACGCTTGGTGGTCAGGCGGTTTCTCCAACTTCTTTTGCAAAAGTCTATTGGAACAAAGACACCAAAACGACCTATATTGATGCTGCAGGTCTGCCAAAACCTCCAAAAGGAATGGTATATCAGGTTTGGGCATTAAAACTTAGTCCGGTACTTACACCAACAAGCATTGGTTTATTGAGCAACTTTGAAGGAAACTCTCAAAAAATATTTGCTGTTGATCGTACAAACGAAGCAGAAGCTTTTGGAATTACTCTGGAACCTGCGGGAGGAAGTTTAACTCCAACTATGACTCAACTTTATACATTAGGAAAAGTTTAA
- a CDS encoding RNA polymerase sigma factor — protein MSQEELLVLIYKKDERAFTHLYDMYSKSLFSVINVLIKNREEAEDVLQEVFVKIWKNIDSYNESKGRFYTWILNIARNTSIDTLRSKNFNNNQKNLPSDNFVNLLDDSNKLINKIDTIGIQEFVKKLKPKCIEILDLLFFKGYTQQEASEELAMPLGTIKTQNRNCINDLRNYLKI, from the coding sequence ATGAGTCAAGAAGAATTATTAGTTTTAATTTACAAAAAAGACGAACGAGCTTTTACCCATTTGTACGACATGTACTCGAAAAGTTTGTTTTCGGTTATTAATGTACTAATCAAAAATCGCGAAGAGGCCGAAGATGTTTTACAGGAAGTTTTTGTCAAAATCTGGAAAAACATTGATTCATACAACGAAAGCAAAGGCCGATTTTATACCTGGATTCTTAATATTGCCAGAAATACTTCGATCGATACATTACGCTCAAAAAATTTTAATAACAATCAAAAAAACCTTCCATCCGATAATTTCGTAAATCTGTTAGATGACAGTAATAAACTGATCAACAAAATTGATACAATAGGTATTCAGGAATTTGTAAAAAAACTAAAACCAAAATGTATTGAAATTCTTGATTTGTTATTTTTCAAAGGATATACCCAACAAGAAGCTTCAGAAGAATTGGCAATGCCACTGGGAACTATCAAAACACAAAACAGAAACTGTATTAACGATTTACGTAATTATTTAAAAATCTAA
- a CDS encoding glutathione peroxidase produces the protein MKKIVYLACGAFLLMTAQFQAQTSKTKSKTDKVMAKENIYQFKVEDLSGNTFDFASLKGKKVMIVNTASKCGLTPQYKDLEAVYKEYKDKGFVIVGFPANNFAEQEPGTNKEIQTFCQQNYGVTFPMMDKVSVKGDDMCAVYKFLTQKSKNGLQDSEVEWNFQKYLINEKGELVKVIKPKTLVTEPEVINWIKG, from the coding sequence ATGAAAAAAATAGTATATCTAGCTTGTGGTGCATTTTTATTAATGACAGCACAATTTCAGGCTCAAACTAGTAAAACCAAGTCTAAAACAGATAAAGTCATGGCAAAAGAAAACATTTACCAATTTAAGGTTGAAGATTTATCAGGAAACACTTTTGATTTTGCTTCTCTAAAAGGAAAAAAAGTAATGATTGTAAACACCGCGTCAAAATGCGGTTTAACACCACAATACAAAGATCTTGAAGCAGTTTACAAAGAATATAAAGATAAAGGTTTTGTAATAGTAGGCTTTCCTGCTAATAATTTTGCAGAACAGGAGCCTGGAACAAATAAAGAAATTCAAACTTTCTGTCAGCAAAACTATGGTGTAACTTTCCCTATGATGGATAAAGTTTCTGTAAAAGGAGACGATATGTGTGCCGTTTATAAATTCCTGACTCAAAAATCTAAAAATGGTTTACAGGATTCTGAGGTAGAATGGAATTTTCAAAAATACTTAATCAATGAAAAAGGAGAATTGGTTAAAGTAATTAAACCAAAAACTTTGGTTACAGAACCGGAAGTTATTAATTGGATTAAAGGTTAA